The following is a genomic window from Paenibacillus thiaminolyticus.
CGCTTTGGGCTTCCGTTCTCTATCGTACGCATCCGCCGGCGGAAGTTTTTTGCCATGGGCGGTATTCTTTTTTTGCTCGGATTGTACATGCTGTCTTCCCTCGTCTGGAGCATCGAAGTAACGGGCAACATCCGCATTTCGACGGAGGAAGTGCTGAAGCAGGCGAGACAGCAGGGCATTTACCCGTTCCAATGGACTTTCCGGCTGCGCGATCCGGACGCTGTCTCCAAAGCGATGAATATGCAGCTCAAGGGCGTCTCGTGGATTGGCATTGAGCGGAACGGGACAAGAATCCGGATTCATGTCGTGGAATCGACCCTGCCGGAAAATAAGGGGCTTGTTAACCCGCGTCATCTTGTGGCCAAGACCGACGGGATTATTACGCATATCATCGCGGAGCGGGGCCGTCCGGCCGTGAGACAGCATTCTCGGGTGAAGAAGGGCGATATTCTCATCTCGGGACAAATCGGAACCGAGGAGCTGCCGAGCACGGTAGCGGCCAAGGGAGAGGTGCGGGGGCTCGTATGGCATGAATATGACGTTGCCGCCCCCCTCGTCACCAAGCGCAAAGTATATACCGGCGAGCAGAAAGAACTTCGTTATGTGACGGCAGGAGACAGACGGCTGCAGATCGCCGGCTACGGCGGCATTCCGTTCGACAGCTATGAGACGATCGTGGTAGCGAAGCGGCTGCAATGGAGGCAGTGGGTGCTGCCGTTCGGCTGGCAGACAGAGGTGCTGAAGGAAGCCCATATTATCTCGGAGGAACGAAGCGAGCAAGAGGCAGCTGCCGCGGGGCTGCAGGAGGCCCGCGCCGATGTGCTGGCCAAGAACGGTCCGGATGCGCGCATTCATGAGGAAAAAATTTTGCATCAGAAGGCGGACAATGGTAAAGTGGTCATGAAGGTGCTTTTTGAAGTGGAGCAATCGATTGCGGAAGAATTAACGATTGTGCCGCAGGCACAGCCGGATCCGGGTGCGCAGGATGAAAAAGCGGCGCCTCCACAAGCGAGAGGATAATGAACGTTTAAGGAGACTGAGAGTTTTTGACGCAACCAACAATTGTCAAGCTTACACTGGAGAACGTTGCCGAGGGACTGGCTCTCTTCGGCCCGCAGGACAAGTACCTGCGCATGATTCAGAGCGGCACGGACGCGAACGTGATGTCGCGGGATGCGGAGATTTCCATTTCGGGAGAGGCGATGGAGGTTGAG
Proteins encoded in this region:
- the yqfD gene encoding sporulation protein YqfD, encoding MKAPAFAGLRGYVRASLRGGQIETFINATALEQIRIWDVRRLRDGRAECYLTASDYLRLRPLLKKTGCRIHVEQRFGLPFSIVRIRRRKFFAMGGILFLLGLYMLSSLVWSIEVTGNIRISTEEVLKQARQQGIYPFQWTFRLRDPDAVSKAMNMQLKGVSWIGIERNGTRIRIHVVESTLPENKGLVNPRHLVAKTDGIITHIIAERGRPAVRQHSRVKKGDILISGQIGTEELPSTVAAKGEVRGLVWHEYDVAAPLVTKRKVYTGEQKELRYVTAGDRRLQIAGYGGIPFDSYETIVVAKRLQWRQWVLPFGWQTEVLKEAHIISEERSEQEAAAAGLQEARADVLAKNGPDARIHEEKILHQKADNGKVVMKVLFEVEQSIAEELTIVPQAQPDPGAQDEKAAPPQARG